From Longimicrobiaceae bacterium, a single genomic window includes:
- a CDS encoding TolC family protein, with protein MKRAVLLVSRPVALLAGLALIAAPAAAQQRVTLDEAVAAALARGTRARVAEADVAVARADVVVARAFPNPTASLTYSKSPPQYHAIAEQPLELPWLRSARLNAARAGAQAAGYRLAVERAAVRFDVESAYARAAAAGELAALSRRTAREGDELVRFTRVRRDAGDASDLDVELATVTQGGFENQALADSLEQVAALLDLQTQMGMEADRVAIILADSLAGLPLAPPASTAAAATPLRVSAAQADVAAGQARVAQERAGRFAAPSITAGVEWHDPTGGEKGYLPTVGVAVPLPVFDRNRGGIATARANLLRAQAELEAARRGAAAAQAAAERDRAAARVRAARDRSLLEHAERVVQMSVRGYREGAFTLPAVLEAQRTARDALRQYVQDLAALRGAEASAALARTVGGAP; from the coding sequence GTGAAGCGGGCCGTCTTGCTCGTCTCCAGGCCGGTGGCCCTGCTCGCCGGACTCGCGCTGATCGCCGCGCCCGCCGCCGCGCAGCAGCGCGTGACGCTGGACGAGGCCGTGGCCGCGGCCCTGGCGCGCGGCACCCGCGCCCGCGTGGCGGAGGCCGACGTAGCGGTGGCGCGGGCGGACGTCGTCGTCGCCCGCGCGTTCCCCAACCCCACGGCCAGCCTCACCTACAGCAAGTCGCCCCCGCAGTACCACGCCATCGCCGAGCAGCCGCTGGAGCTCCCGTGGCTGCGCTCGGCGCGCCTGAACGCGGCGCGGGCGGGCGCGCAGGCGGCGGGCTACAGGCTGGCGGTGGAGCGCGCGGCGGTACGCTTCGACGTGGAGAGCGCCTACGCGCGGGCCGCCGCCGCAGGGGAGCTGGCCGCGCTCTCCCGCCGAACCGCGCGCGAGGGTGACGAGCTGGTGCGCTTCACGCGCGTGCGCCGCGACGCGGGCGACGCCAGCGATCTGGACGTGGAGCTTGCCACGGTCACGCAGGGCGGCTTCGAGAACCAGGCGCTGGCCGACTCGCTGGAGCAGGTCGCTGCGCTGCTGGACCTCCAGACGCAGATGGGGATGGAGGCGGACCGTGTCGCGATCATCCTCGCCGACTCGCTGGCGGGCCTTCCGCTCGCCCCCCCGGCCTCCACGGCAGCGGCCGCGACGCCGCTGCGGGTGAGCGCGGCGCAGGCGGACGTGGCGGCGGGGCAGGCGCGCGTGGCGCAGGAGCGCGCGGGCCGCTTCGCCGCGCCGTCCATCACGGCGGGCGTGGAGTGGCACGATCCCACGGGCGGGGAGAAGGGATATCTCCCCACCGTGGGCGTGGCCGTGCCGCTGCCCGTGTTCGACCGCAACCGCGGCGGGATCGCCACCGCTCGCGCCAACCTGCTGCGCGCACAGGCGGAGCTGGAGGCAGCCCGCCGGGGCGCCGCCGCCGCGCAGGCCGCCGCCGAGCGCGACCGGGCCGCCGCGCGTGTGCGGGCCGCGCGCGACCGTTCCCTGCTGGAGCACGCCGAAAGGGTGGTGCAGATGTCCGTACGCGGCTACCGAGAGGGTGCCTTCACCCTCCCCGCCGTCCTCGAAGCGCAGCGCACCGCCCGCGACGCCCTGCGGCAGTACGTGCAGGACCTGGCCGCCCTGCGCGGCGCCGAGGCCTCCGCCGCGCTCGCCCGCACCGTGGGAGGCGCGCCGTGA